A single Vanacampus margaritifer isolate UIUO_Vmar chromosome 7, RoL_Vmar_1.0, whole genome shotgun sequence DNA region contains:
- the khsrp gene encoding far upstream element-binding protein 2 isoform X1, with protein MSELGSLPTNGVGAGAKKDAFADAMERARQIAAKISGETGHMASNNGGAEGFPFAAQKRSLEEADEPDAKKVASQNERDSSLSIGAQLAALAQQSVRPSTMTITEECRVPDGMVGLIIGRGGEHINKIQRDSGCKVQIAHDSAGLSERTVSLTGAPDAIQRAKALIDEIVSRGHDSPNGQTRSMQEMVIPAGKAGLIIGKGGETIKQLQERAGVKMILIQDGTQPPNVDKPLRIIGDPFKVQQAKEMVNEILRDRHHTEFGEVTEYGSRMGGGGGGGGGGVDIAVPRHAVGVVIGRSGEMIKKIQSDAGVKIQFKPDDGTGPEKIAHITGPPDQCQHAASIITDLLQSIRTRDDGGEGGPPGAGMPPGGRGRGRGQGNWGPPGGEMTFSVPAHKCGLVIGRGGENVKAINQQTGAFVEMLREPLPDGDPNYKMFTIRGSPQQIDYAKQLIEEKIEAPLCPVGGGPGPGGPGGSMNPYNPNPYNAGPPGGAPHGGAPGGPQYCAQSWGNNYQQWQAPGPQDPNKAAADPNAAWAAYYAQYYGQQPGGSMPAQSPVDPGAAGDQNQAAQTAGGQPDYTKAWEEYYKKMGMVQPAGGPVAAPGTAAAPAAGAAPGGQPDYSAAWAEYYRQQAAYYGQGGQAPGQAAAPQQGQQAQ; from the exons ATGTCCGAATTGGGCTCTTTGCCGACTAACGGCGTCGGCGCCGGAGCGAAGAAAGATGCTTTTGCGGACGCTATGGAAAGAGCAAGACAG ATTGCTGCTAAAATCAGTGGTGAGACCGGTCACATGGCGAGCAACAATGGAGGAGCTGAGGGTTTTCCATTCGCCGCACAGAAACGATCCCTCGAAGAAGCAG ATGAACCAGATGCCAAGAAGGTAGCATCACAGAATGAAAGAGATTCTTCGTTGT CCATCGGAGCTCAACTGGCTGCCCTGGCTCAACAGAG TGTCAGGCCCTCCACAATGACAATAACAGAGGAGTGCAGGGTGCCTGATGGCATGGTTGGTCTCA TCATCGGCAGAGGCGGTGAACACATAAACAAAATTCAACGGGACTCTGGCTGCAAGGTCCAGATTGCACACG ACAGTGCTGGTCTTTCGGAAAGAACCGTTTCTTTAACAGGGGCACCTGATGCCATACA GAGAGCAAAGGCGCTCATAGATGAAATTGTATCAAGGGGACATGATTCGCCCAACGGGCAGACGCGTTCCATGCAGGAGATGGTCATCCCTGCGGGCAAGGCTGGCCTTATTATAGGCAAAGGGGGAGAGACCATTAAGCAGCTACAG gAACGAGCTGGAGTTAAAATGATCCTTATTCAAGATGGAACCCAGCCGCCAAATGTAGATAAACCACTGCGCATCATCGGAGACCCATTCAAAGTGCAG CAAGCTAAGGAGATGGTTAATGAAATTCTCCGAGATCGGCATCACACAGAATTTGGTGAAGTGACTGAATATGGCTCAAGAATGGGgggtggcggtggcggtggcggtggcggcgtTGAC ATAGCTGTTCCTCGCCATGCAGTGGGGGTCGTAATTGGAAGAAGTGGGGAGATGATCAAGAAGATCCAGAGTGATGCTGGAGTGAAGATACAATTTAAACCAG ATGATGGCACCGGTCCTGAAAAAATAGCTCACATTACGGGTCCTCCTGACCAGTGTCAACATGCCGCCTCAATCATCACAGACCTGCTACAGAGTATCCGTACCAGAGATGACGGCGGTGAGGGG GGTCCCCCTGGTGCTGGGATGCCACCTGGAGGACGGGGACGTGGTAGAGGCCAGGGGAACTGGGGTCCTCCCGGGGGAGAGATGACATTCTCTGTTCCTGCTCACAAATGTGGACTTGTGATTGGCAGAGgtggggaaaatgtcaaagccATTAACCAACAAACTGGTGCGTTTGTAGAGATGTTGCGTGAACCGCTACCGGATGGGGATCCAAATTACAAAATGTTCACAATCAGAGGTTCTCCGCAACAGATAGACTATGCAAAGCAACTCATAGAAGAAAAGATTGAG GCCCCGTTATGTCCTGTGGGTGGTGGTCCCGGTCCAGGAGGCCCTGGGGGTTCCATGAACCCCTATAACCCCAACCCTTACAATGCTGGACCTCCTGGCGGTGCACCACA TGGTGGTGCACCAGGTGGTCCGCAGTACTGTGCTCAGAGTTGGGGGAACAACTACCAGCAGTGGCAGGCTCCAGGGCCACAAGACCCCA ATAAGGCAGCAGCAGACCCCAATGCAGCATGGGCAGCTTACTATGCACAGTACTATGGTCAGCAGCCAGGTGGCAGCATGCCAGCACAGAGCCCAGTAGATCCTGGAGCAGCGGGGGACCAGAACCAAGCAGCACAAACTGCTGGGGGTCAGCCAGACTACACGAAGGCTTGGGAAGAATACTACAAGAAGATGGGCATGG TCCAGCCTGCAGGAGGGCCAGTGGCTGCTCCGGGAACTGCGGCGGCACCAGCTGCAGGGGCAGCACCTGGAGGGCAGCCGGATTACAGTGCGGCATGGGCAGAGTATTACAGACAGCAAGCCGCCTACTATGGGCAGGGAGGACAGGCTCCTGGGCAAGCAGCTGCGCCACAGCAAGGACAGCAG GCGCAGTAA
- the khsrp gene encoding far upstream element-binding protein 2 isoform X2 produces the protein MSELGSLPTNGVGAGAKKDAFADAMERARQIAAKISGETGHMASNNGGAEGFPFAAQKRSLEEAAIGAQLAALAQQSVRPSTMTITEECRVPDGMVGLIIGRGGEHINKIQRDSGCKVQIAHDSAGLSERTVSLTGAPDAIQRAKALIDEIVSRGHDSPNGQTRSMQEMVIPAGKAGLIIGKGGETIKQLQERAGVKMILIQDGTQPPNVDKPLRIIGDPFKVQQAKEMVNEILRDRHHTEFGEVTEYGSRMGGGGGGGGGGVDIAVPRHAVGVVIGRSGEMIKKIQSDAGVKIQFKPDDGTGPEKIAHITGPPDQCQHAASIITDLLQSIRTRDDGGEGGPPGAGMPPGGRGRGRGQGNWGPPGGEMTFSVPAHKCGLVIGRGGENVKAINQQTGAFVEMLREPLPDGDPNYKMFTIRGSPQQIDYAKQLIEEKIEAPLCPVGGGPGPGGPGGSMNPYNPNPYNAGPPGGAPHGGAPGGPQYCAQSWGNNYQQWQAPGPQDPNKAAADPNAAWAAYYAQYYGQQPGGSMPAQSPVDPGAAGDQNQAAQTAGGQPDYTKAWEEYYKKMGMVQPAGGPVAAPGTAAAPAAGAAPGGQPDYSAAWAEYYRQQAAYYGQGGQAPGQAAAPQQGQQAQ, from the exons ATGTCCGAATTGGGCTCTTTGCCGACTAACGGCGTCGGCGCCGGAGCGAAGAAAGATGCTTTTGCGGACGCTATGGAAAGAGCAAGACAG ATTGCTGCTAAAATCAGTGGTGAGACCGGTCACATGGCGAGCAACAATGGAGGAGCTGAGGGTTTTCCATTCGCCGCACAGAAACGATCCCTCGAAGAAGCAG CCATCGGAGCTCAACTGGCTGCCCTGGCTCAACAGAG TGTCAGGCCCTCCACAATGACAATAACAGAGGAGTGCAGGGTGCCTGATGGCATGGTTGGTCTCA TCATCGGCAGAGGCGGTGAACACATAAACAAAATTCAACGGGACTCTGGCTGCAAGGTCCAGATTGCACACG ACAGTGCTGGTCTTTCGGAAAGAACCGTTTCTTTAACAGGGGCACCTGATGCCATACA GAGAGCAAAGGCGCTCATAGATGAAATTGTATCAAGGGGACATGATTCGCCCAACGGGCAGACGCGTTCCATGCAGGAGATGGTCATCCCTGCGGGCAAGGCTGGCCTTATTATAGGCAAAGGGGGAGAGACCATTAAGCAGCTACAG gAACGAGCTGGAGTTAAAATGATCCTTATTCAAGATGGAACCCAGCCGCCAAATGTAGATAAACCACTGCGCATCATCGGAGACCCATTCAAAGTGCAG CAAGCTAAGGAGATGGTTAATGAAATTCTCCGAGATCGGCATCACACAGAATTTGGTGAAGTGACTGAATATGGCTCAAGAATGGGgggtggcggtggcggtggcggtggcggcgtTGAC ATAGCTGTTCCTCGCCATGCAGTGGGGGTCGTAATTGGAAGAAGTGGGGAGATGATCAAGAAGATCCAGAGTGATGCTGGAGTGAAGATACAATTTAAACCAG ATGATGGCACCGGTCCTGAAAAAATAGCTCACATTACGGGTCCTCCTGACCAGTGTCAACATGCCGCCTCAATCATCACAGACCTGCTACAGAGTATCCGTACCAGAGATGACGGCGGTGAGGGG GGTCCCCCTGGTGCTGGGATGCCACCTGGAGGACGGGGACGTGGTAGAGGCCAGGGGAACTGGGGTCCTCCCGGGGGAGAGATGACATTCTCTGTTCCTGCTCACAAATGTGGACTTGTGATTGGCAGAGgtggggaaaatgtcaaagccATTAACCAACAAACTGGTGCGTTTGTAGAGATGTTGCGTGAACCGCTACCGGATGGGGATCCAAATTACAAAATGTTCACAATCAGAGGTTCTCCGCAACAGATAGACTATGCAAAGCAACTCATAGAAGAAAAGATTGAG GCCCCGTTATGTCCTGTGGGTGGTGGTCCCGGTCCAGGAGGCCCTGGGGGTTCCATGAACCCCTATAACCCCAACCCTTACAATGCTGGACCTCCTGGCGGTGCACCACA TGGTGGTGCACCAGGTGGTCCGCAGTACTGTGCTCAGAGTTGGGGGAACAACTACCAGCAGTGGCAGGCTCCAGGGCCACAAGACCCCA ATAAGGCAGCAGCAGACCCCAATGCAGCATGGGCAGCTTACTATGCACAGTACTATGGTCAGCAGCCAGGTGGCAGCATGCCAGCACAGAGCCCAGTAGATCCTGGAGCAGCGGGGGACCAGAACCAAGCAGCACAAACTGCTGGGGGTCAGCCAGACTACACGAAGGCTTGGGAAGAATACTACAAGAAGATGGGCATGG TCCAGCCTGCAGGAGGGCCAGTGGCTGCTCCGGGAACTGCGGCGGCACCAGCTGCAGGGGCAGCACCTGGAGGGCAGCCGGATTACAGTGCGGCATGGGCAGAGTATTACAGACAGCAAGCCGCCTACTATGGGCAGGGAGGACAGGCTCCTGGGCAAGCAGCTGCGCCACAGCAAGGACAGCAG GCGCAGTAA
- the dcaf15 gene encoding DDB1- and CUL4-associated factor 15: MAPSSKSEKKDIKHKTQRRHKDHIVKLLVRGQLSGQFSQHLFRKLPPRVCVPLKNIVSEEFLRAGHIFLGFTKCGRYVLSYTRDCGEDDDFSFYNYHLYWWEFNLHSRLKQVQYVRLFAGEEIYNDLYLTVCGWPNDQSKIVIFGFNYLLMNLMSAENYRDIYITIVSMPPPQPCAECCTLPSSTSVRNGSGECLEHGYVLNSRYQVVYPFPTFQPAFQLKKDQVILLNTSYSLVACGISLCQGKAGSSSQILYTKRAALSRQASTLSSPAASTSSLPQEFPDRQPTQSRLTPAQPSSSQSQAAVRAREFAADLFRRAQGGAGGGDKEGEEKPSVPLVATTLQEEQDCPKTSSKETRTCLPQMLTSGHSLMQSSEQMMSPVSSSSPPSSPPTPSASHEVDPSEPGYVNYSCLHYCLQPGLLEQNTGGDAGYEDDKVQLAFTVTDLKGRSLRLVSEPHDGQSVCIEQLTLDFEYLINEVIRKDAAWASQFCSFSDYDVVILEVCPETNTVMISIGLLLLAFSPSEHCRPNTYHSNLQVSWDLNTGVCSTVGVGDLTEVKGQPSGRVWSSYRKSCVNTLMKWLIPESSSRHINRMTNEGLHKGSSLQVLADSDRCTWIVL, translated from the exons ATGGCGCCCAGCTCGAAATCAGAGAAGAAGGAtatcaaacacaaaacacaaagaaGACACAAAGACCATATCGTAAAACTTCTCGTGCGAGGACAG CTTTCAGGGCAATTCTCACAGCATCTGTTCAGGAAGCTCCCTCCTCGAGTATGTGTCCCATTAAAGAACATTGTCAGTGAGGAATTCCTGAGAGCAGG GCATATCTTTCTTGGCTTCACCAAGTGTGGCCGCTACGTTTTGTCCTACACCAGGGACTGTGGAGAGGATGATGATTTCTCTTTCTATAACTACCATCTTTACTGGTGGGAGTTTAATCTCCACAGTCGACTCAAACAG GTCCAATATGTGAGACTGTTTGCCGGTGAGGAAATCTACAATGATCTTTACCTCACTGTGTGCGGGTGGCCAAATGACCAGTCTAAAATTGTCATCTTCGGTtttaa CTATCTCCTGATGAACTTGATGAGCGCTGAGAACTACCGAGACATCTATATCACCATTGTTTCAATGCCTCCACCTCAGCCTTGTGCTGAGTGCTGCACACTTCCCTCGAGCACATCCGTACGCAATG GAAGTGGCGAGTGTCTGGAGCACGGCTATGTCCTCAACAGCAGATATCAGGTGGTGTACCCCTTTCCCACTTTTCAGCCTGCTTTCCAGCTGAAAAAGGACCAGGTCATCCTGTTAAATACGAGCTACTCTCTGGTGGCTTGTGGCATCTCTCTCTGCCAAG GCAAGGCTGGTTCGTCGTCCCAAATTCTCTATACAAAGAGGGCGGCTTTGTCACGTCAGGCGTCCACGTTGTCCTCTCCCGCCGCCTCAACTTCCTCATTGCCTCAGGAATTTCCTGATAGGCAACCAACACAGAGCAGGTTAACCCCCGCCCAACCTtcttccagccaatcacaagccgCCGTGCGAGCCCGAGAATTTGCAGCCGACCTCTTCCGACGGGCCCAAGGCGGAGCTGGCGGAGGGGACAAAGAGGGAGAAGAGAAACCATCAGTCCCGTTGGTGGCAACCACTCTGCAGGAGGAGCAGGATTGTCCAAAAACGTCGTCGAAAGAAACGCGGACTTGTTTGCCACAAATGTTGACATCCGGCCATAGTTTAATGCAGTCATCAGAACAAATGATGTCACCCGTGTCCTCGTCTTCACCACCTTCGTCCCCTCCTACCCCGTCTGCATCTCATGAGGTTGACCCCAGTGAACCCGGCTACGTCAACTACTCATGTCTGCACTACTGTCTCCAGCCGGGCTTATTGGAGCAGAATACGGGAGGCGATGCAG GTTACGAAGACGATAAAGTGCAGCTGGCGTTCACGGTCACCGATCTTAAAGGGCGGAGCCTGCGACTGGTCAGTGAGCCACACGATGGACAG AGTGTTTGCATAGAGCAGCTGACTCTGGACTTTGAGTATCTAATTAATGAGGTGATCAGGAAAGACGCAGCATGGGCATCTCAGTTCTGCTCTTTCAGCGACTACGATGTGGTCATATtagag GTGTGTCCGGAGACCAACACTGTCATGATTAGCATTGGCCTGCTATTACTGGCCTTCTCCCCCTCGGAGCATtgcag GCCCAACACGTACCATTCGAACCTGCAGGTCAGTTGGGACCTTAACACGGGTGTGTGTAGCACTGTGGGCGTTGGTGACCTTACAGAGGTCAAGGGTCAGCCCAG CGGGCGCGTGTGGAGTTCTTACAGGAAGTCGTGCGTCAACACGCTGATGAAGTGGCTGATTCCTGAGAGCAGCTCGCGCCACATCAATCGCATGACCAACGAAGGACTACACAAAG GATCGTCTCTGCAGGTGTTGGCTGATAGCGACAGATGCACCTGGATTGTTTTGTGA